One genomic window of Fusarium verticillioides 7600 chromosome 2, whole genome shotgun sequence includes the following:
- a CDS encoding squalene synthase, protein MGYLYYLFHPYQLRSIIQWKVWHDPVHQRDPSTESPELKECFRYLDMTSRSFAAVIQELNHELLVPITLFYLCLRGLDTIEDDMTIPLEKKVPLLRNFHITMEEDGWQFHESQEKDKELLEHFDVVVTELKKIKAPYYHIINDVTRKMGNGMADYAQNEEMIKNGVQTIEEYELYCHYVAGLVGEGLTRLFVESELANPKLAERPSLTESMAQFLQKTNIIRDIHEDWQDGRRWYPKEIWSQHVDKWEDMFDPSQQTKALECVSAMVLDALKHSEECLFYMAGIKDQSVFNFVAIPQGMAIATLELVFRNPDVLKRNVKITKGDACKIMFECTQNLYTVCEVFKRYARQIAKKNDPRDPNFLAISAQCAKIEQFIETLFPKQDPKKLAVTQAQVQNKEPTMDGGETLVLFGVVIAALVCISGLMIGTAWIFGARFDTIFREASVFLPGGEKATPMITGHEEL, encoded by the exons ATGGGTTACCTCTACTACCTCTTCCACCCTTACCAGCTTCGATCGATCATTCAATG GAAGGTCTGGCATGATCCTGTCCACCAGCGCGATCCCAGCACAGAGTCCCCAGAGCTAAAGGAATGCTTTCGTTACCTCGATATGACAAGTCGCAGTTTTGCGGCTGTCATCCAAGAACTTAACCACGAACTCCTCGTCCCCATCACTCTCTTCTACCTCTGCCTCCGTGGCCTAGACAccatcgaggatgacatgACCATCCCCCTGGAAAAGAAGGTTCCCCTCCTTCGAAACTTCCACATcaccatggaagaagatggttggCAATTCCATGAGAGTcaggagaaggataaggagCTGCTGGAGCACTTCGACGTGGTCGTTacagagctcaagaagatcaaggcacCCTACTACCATATCATCAATGACGTGACTCGCAAGATGGGCAATGGCATGGCCGACTATGCCCAGAACgaggagatgatcaagaacgGTGTGCAGACTATTGAGGAGTACGAGCTGTACTGCCATTACGTCGCTGGTCTCGTTGGCGAAGGCCTAACACGTCTGTTTGTTGAGTCCGAGTTGGCTAATCCTAAGCTTGCTGAGCGTCCTTCTCTTACCGAGTCAATGGCTCAATTCCTCCAGAAGACCAACATCATTCGAGATATCCATGAAGATTGGCAAGATGGCCGAAGATGGTATCCCAAGGAGATCTGGAGCCAGCACGTCGACAAGTGGGAAGATATGTTCGACCCCAGCCAGCAAACGAAGGCCCTGGAGTGTGTCTCAGCGATGGTTCTCGATGCGCTAAAGCACAGTGAGGAATGTCTGTTCTACATGGCGGGCATCAAGGACCAGAGTGTTTTCAACTTTGTTGCTATTCCTCAAGGCATGGCCATTGCGACATTGGAGCTTGTCTTCCGCAACCCTGATGTCCTCAAGAGGAACGTCAAGATCACAAAGGGCGATGCCTGCAAGATCATGTTCGAGTGCACACAAAACCTCTACACAGTATGTGAGGTCTTCAAGCGATATGCTCGACaaatcgccaagaagaacgacccTCGTGACCCTAACTTCCTTGCCATCAGTGCCCAATGTGCAAAG ATTGAGCAATTCATCGAGACTCTCTTCCCCAAGCAGGACcccaagaagctcgctgTGACTCAGGCCCAAGTCCAAAACAAGGAGCCAACTATGGACGGAGGCGAgactcttgttctcttcgGCGTTGTCATTGCAGCTCTGGTCTGCATTTCTGGTCTTATG ATTGGTACCGCTTGGATCTTTGGAGCCAGATTCGATACTATCTTCAGGGAAGCCAGTGTCTTCCTACCAGGTGGCGAGAAGGCTACTCCCATGATTACGGGTCACGAAGAATTGTAA